In the genome of Fusarium fujikuroi IMI 58289 draft genome, chromosome FFUJ_chr02, one region contains:
- a CDS encoding probable RIO2 protein, which produces MKLDTRAMRHLASEDWRVLTAVEMGSKNHELVPTSLIEKISRLRGGAGSVHKSISALAKVGLIARVKEAKYDGYRLTYGGLDYLALHTYAKKKDVYSVGDRIGVGKESDIMVVADHSGTQRVLKIHRLGRISFRTVKSNRDYLKNRQSGSWMYLSRLAAMKEFAFMKALREEGFPVPEPIAQSRHTIVMSLIDAFPLRQIAEVPDPASLYADLIALILRLAKQGLIHGDFNEFNILIKENIIKSEDGEETLTLEPVIIDFPQMISMEHQNAEMYFDRDVNCIKRFFERRFHFVPTEPGPFFKHAKKTVGKDGVKRLDATVEASGFTKRMLKDLEAAIKEKGDQTAQHSGDEDDEDEGDDSDEESENSDTDNTEHPHDGQVSGGLLGDDAMASKEDMVEESMSKLTV; this is translated from the exons ATGAAGTTAGATACACGGGCAATGCGCCACCTCGCCTCTGAGGATTGGCGAGTTTTGACAGCA GTCGAAATGGGAAGCAAGAACCACGAACTTGTCCCAACTTCATTGATTGAAAAGATTTCACGCCTTCGCGGTGGTGCCGGAAGCGTTCATAAGAGTATTTCAGCCCTTGCCAAAGTCGGTCTCATTGCGCGGGTGAAGGAGGCAAAATACGATGGATATCGACTCACGTATGGTGGACTCGATTACCTTGCACTTCACACCTATGCCAAGAAAAAGGATGTCTACAGTGTAGGAGACAGAATTGGTGTGGGTAAAGAGAGTGATATCATGGTTGTGGCAGATCATAGCGGCACCCAACGAGTCCTCAAGATCCATCGACTGGGCCGAATTTCTTTCCGAACCGTCAAATCGAATCGAGACTACCTTAAGAATCGACAATCTGGATCATGGATGTATCTTTCACGGCTCGCTGCCATGAAGGAGTTTGCTTTCATGAAGGCTCTACGTGAAGAAGGCTTCCCCGTCCCCGAGCCCATTGCACAATCACGGCACACAATTGTCATGTCGTTAATAGACGCCTTTCCTCTTCGACAGATAGCGGAAGTTCCTGATCCGGCATCTTTGTATGCTGACCTCATTGCTTTGATCCTCCGACTCGCCAAACAAGGACTGATTCATGGTGATTTCAATGAATTCAACATCttgatcaaggagaacattATCAAATCTGAGGATGGGGAGGAGACTCTGACACTCGAGCCAGTCATCATCGACTTCCCCCAAATGATTTCCATGGAACATCAAAATGCCGAGATGTATTTTGATCGAGACGTGAACTGCATCAAGCGCTTCTTCGAGCGCAGATTTCACTTTGTTCCAACAGAACCCGGTCCCTTTTTCAAACATGCGAAAAAGACAGTGGGTAAGGATGGCGTGAAACGACTCGACGCTACGGTGGAGGCTTCTGGCTTTACAAAGAGGATGTTGAAAGATCTTGAGGCTGCTATCAAGGAAAAGGGGGATCAAACGGCTCAACATAGTggggatgaagacgatgaagatgagggtgACGACAGTGACGAAGAGAGTGAGAACAGTGATACAGATAACACAGAACACCCTCATGATGGCCAGGTATCAGGCGGTCTacttggcgatgatgctatGGCTTCGAAGGAGGATATGGTAGAGGAGAGCATGTCTAAACTGACAGTATGA